The following coding sequences are from one Achromobacter sp. B7 window:
- a CDS encoding XdhC family protein — protein sequence MESLDLQVLAAIQDWRRQGHAFVLATVAATWGASPRPRGSWLAVRDDGRIAGSVSGGCIEGDLIDKMRRGDLWRAGPYALTYGATRDEALNFGLPCGGILELLIEPMPDAVQLHSLADRLRQGELVKRTLSLADGTAQLTPAQPGDRFDWSGKVLTTLHGPQWRLLLVGAGDIARYVAPMAVALGFDVTVCDPREEYAASWNVPGTRLVTTMPDDTVMALAPDVRTAIIVLAHDPKLDDMALLEALPSPAFFVGALGSRRTNEARRARLREHFGFTEEQVARLRGPVGLPIGSRTPPEIAVSILAELTQQRIEHTTQAAAHSRREWECGLLHAGPQSGPQPDPQPDPQPDPQRAAIRVAD from the coding sequence ATGGAAAGTCTTGATCTACAAGTGTTGGCCGCTATCCAGGACTGGCGGCGCCAGGGCCACGCGTTTGTCCTCGCGACGGTAGCCGCAACCTGGGGCGCCTCGCCACGGCCACGCGGATCGTGGCTGGCGGTGCGCGACGATGGGCGCATTGCCGGGTCGGTATCCGGTGGCTGCATCGAAGGTGACCTCATCGACAAGATGCGGCGCGGCGATCTCTGGCGCGCCGGCCCTTATGCGCTGACCTACGGCGCCACCCGCGACGAAGCGTTGAACTTTGGCCTGCCCTGCGGCGGCATCCTGGAATTGCTGATCGAACCCATGCCGGATGCGGTGCAGCTGCATAGCCTTGCCGACCGACTGCGCCAAGGCGAACTCGTCAAAAGAACGTTGAGCCTGGCCGATGGCACCGCGCAACTGACGCCGGCGCAGCCGGGCGACCGGTTCGACTGGAGCGGCAAAGTGTTGACCACGCTGCACGGCCCGCAATGGCGCTTGCTGCTGGTGGGCGCCGGCGACATCGCGCGCTATGTGGCGCCGATGGCGGTAGCCCTGGGATTCGACGTCACCGTGTGCGACCCGCGCGAAGAATACGCCGCATCGTGGAACGTGCCGGGTACACGACTCGTCACGACGATGCCAGACGACACGGTGATGGCCCTTGCGCCCGACGTGCGCACGGCGATCATCGTGCTGGCGCATGACCCGAAGCTGGACGACATGGCCTTGCTGGAAGCGCTGCCGTCGCCGGCGTTCTTTGTGGGCGCGCTGGGCTCGCGCCGCACCAACGAAGCGCGACGCGCGCGTCTGCGTGAACATTTCGGTTTTACAGAAGAGCAGGTTGCGCGCCTGCGTGGCCCGGTGGGCCTGCCCATCGGCAGCCGCACCCCACCCGAGATCGCAGTGTCGATCCTGGCGGAGCTGACGCAGCAACGTATTGAACATACGACACAGGCCGCCGCGCATTCCCGGCGGGAGTGGGAATGCGGGTTGCTGCATGCCGGACCGCAATCCGGACCGCAACCCGACCCGCAACCCGACCCGCAACCCGACCCGCAGCGCGCCGCCATCCGCGTCGCCGACTAA
- a CDS encoding NTP transferase domain-containing protein gives MRALPSAACVGILLAAGHGRRYAADAPGQDKLMARLEDGTPVAVASARALGSATSRTIAVLRPDQAALGALLQAEGCELVMVGANADGMGDSLATAARHLLGPGIGRGEDFPPEGRDVHAKTQRLPAASSCLVALADMPWLRADTCMQVAAAAPHHRIVTPTWQGKRGHPVAFARELWPELAALSGDVGARRLLLRHPVHELAVEDPGVHTDVDTPQDLQGGH, from the coding sequence TTGCGCGCTTTGCCCTCGGCCGCGTGCGTCGGCATCTTGCTGGCGGCGGGCCATGGGCGGCGCTACGCCGCGGACGCCCCCGGTCAGGACAAGTTGATGGCGCGGCTGGAAGATGGCACGCCGGTGGCGGTGGCGTCCGCCCGCGCGCTGGGCAGCGCCACATCACGCACCATTGCGGTGCTTCGACCCGACCAAGCGGCGCTGGGCGCGCTGCTGCAAGCGGAAGGATGCGAGCTGGTCATGGTGGGCGCGAACGCGGACGGCATGGGCGATAGCCTGGCGACCGCCGCCCGCCACTTGCTCGGCCCGGGCATTGGCCGGGGCGAAGATTTTCCACCCGAAGGGCGAGACGTTCACGCTAAGACGCAGCGCTTGCCCGCCGCATCGTCGTGCCTGGTCGCCTTGGCGGACATGCCGTGGTTGCGCGCCGACACCTGCATGCAAGTGGCCGCCGCAGCCCCGCACCATCGCATCGTGACGCCCACGTGGCAAGGCAAGCGCGGCCACCCCGTCGCCTTCGCTCGCGAGCTCTGGCCTGAGCTTGCCGCGCTATCGGGCGACGTGGGCGCGCGCCGCTTGCTGCTGCGCCATCCCGTGCACGAGTTGGCAGTGGAAGATCCCGGCGTGCACACCGATGTCGACACGCCGCAAGATCTGCAAGGCGGTCATTGA
- a CDS encoding tripartite tricarboxylate transporter substrate binding protein, whose product MKTYPFVLRPIKAVAAAMLTICTVVAPQAHAAFPDRPLRIVVPFTPGGGTDIIARQLAKGLTDELGQSVIVENRPGGSTIIGTENVAKSPPDGYTLLMATFAHAVNPAIHKKLPYDTDKAFAPVALIGKSPNVLVVSPKSKFKSVQDILAYARAHPGKLTFGSYGNGTSAHLAGELFKSLGKVDVLHVPYKGAGPGINDLMGGQIDMIFSTSASVSGHVKTGQLRALAVTTQDRSPSYPGVPAVAEAGVPGYYVDSWYGVFVPQGTPAAVIDRLNAAIKNVSDKADFQAALKLEGLVANVGTPAALGDYVKQEEARWSKIVSEAGITDAP is encoded by the coding sequence ATGAAGACCTACCCATTTGTGTTGCGGCCCATCAAGGCAGTCGCCGCCGCGATGTTGACGATATGCACCGTGGTCGCGCCGCAAGCGCACGCCGCTTTTCCCGACCGGCCGCTGCGGATCGTGGTGCCGTTCACGCCCGGCGGCGGCACGGATATCATTGCGCGCCAGCTGGCCAAGGGCCTGACCGACGAACTTGGCCAATCCGTCATCGTCGAGAACCGGCCGGGCGGCAGCACCATCATCGGCACCGAGAACGTGGCCAAGAGTCCGCCCGACGGCTACACGCTGCTGATGGCGACGTTCGCGCACGCGGTCAATCCGGCCATTCACAAGAAGCTGCCCTACGACACCGACAAGGCGTTTGCGCCCGTTGCGCTGATCGGCAAGTCGCCCAATGTGCTGGTGGTGTCGCCCAAGTCCAAATTCAAAAGCGTGCAGGACATCCTGGCGTACGCGCGCGCCCATCCCGGCAAGCTGACGTTCGGTTCCTACGGCAATGGCACGTCGGCGCATCTGGCCGGCGAGCTCTTCAAAAGCCTGGGCAAGGTCGACGTCCTGCATGTGCCGTACAAGGGGGCGGGCCCCGGCATCAATGACTTGATGGGCGGGCAGATCGACATGATCTTCTCTACGTCGGCCAGCGTCAGCGGCCACGTCAAGACCGGGCAGTTGCGCGCGCTGGCTGTCACGACCCAAGACCGTTCACCGTCGTATCCCGGCGTGCCCGCCGTGGCCGAAGCAGGGGTGCCGGGCTACTACGTGGACAGCTGGTACGGCGTGTTCGTCCCGCAAGGCACGCCCGCCGCCGTCATTGACCGGCTGAACGCCGCCATCAAGAACGTGTCGGACAAGGCGGATTTTCAGGCGGCGCTGAAATTGGAGGGGTTGGTGGCCAACGTCGGCACGCCCGCCGCGCTGGGGGACTACGTGAAGCAGGAAGAGGCGCGCTGGAGCAAGATCGTTAGCGAGGCCGGCATTACCGACGCCCCTTGA
- a CDS encoding acetate--CoA ligase family protein — translation MSGIQKLLRPRSVAVVGASADPAKTSGRPVAYLQKHGFEGRIYPVNPKASEIGGLRCYPDIRSLPEAPDVAIVLLSAQRTQQAIAELAAMGTGAAIVLASGYSETGDVGARRQRELREAAGSMRILGPNTIGLVNLTDRITLSASGALELDELTSGAIGLVSQSGGILGALLSRAAARGIGFSKLISTSNEVDLDLADFVDALVDDPATRVIALYVESIRNPRTFRAAARKAAAAGKPIVAFKVGRSASGAQAAASHTGALAGADAMYDALFDETGIIRAQTFADLLDIPAALADDRKLGGNRVAVLTSTGGAGTLVADSLGVAGFELPAPDAATGAALRALQTGDHAALDRNPIDVTLAGLQPDLLRNAIRIVLESDQYDALVVIAGSSAVAQPELMAGALRDSLTPDGKPVLAYISPHAPRAAEVLSRYGVPAFAAPESVGAALSAMRRVQGGKLSGVRAERPVRDDTPAHAASPATVEPHKALDEAQAKALFAQFGIPGVREIIVNADAEAEATRAARALGPRVVLKLLSRDITHKSDVGGVAVNVAPEDIAQRLRQMRIDVRQHTGKPPQAYLVQEMVTGAAEVIVGLHHDPLGTAILLGMGGVVAELVRDTTLLLLPDDGAALTAQDVEAALRRLRTWPLLDGYRGRPTCDVPALVQAVLAFARMASTLQGQLLEAEINPLFVKPTGQGVCAADGVVVMKD, via the coding sequence ATGAGCGGCATACAGAAATTGCTGCGACCGCGCAGCGTTGCGGTCGTGGGGGCGTCGGCGGACCCGGCCAAGACGTCGGGCCGGCCGGTGGCCTATCTGCAAAAGCATGGCTTTGAAGGGCGCATTTATCCCGTCAATCCCAAAGCGTCCGAGATTGGCGGGCTGCGTTGCTACCCCGATATCCGCTCCTTGCCGGAAGCGCCGGACGTGGCCATCGTGTTGCTGAGCGCGCAGCGCACGCAGCAGGCGATTGCCGAACTGGCGGCCATGGGCACGGGCGCGGCCATCGTGCTGGCCAGCGGCTACTCGGAAACCGGGGACGTGGGCGCACGCCGTCAGCGCGAGCTGCGCGAGGCGGCGGGCAGCATGCGCATCCTGGGGCCAAACACCATCGGCCTGGTCAACCTGACCGACCGCATCACCCTATCCGCCAGCGGCGCGCTGGAACTCGATGAGCTGACCAGCGGCGCGATTGGGCTGGTGTCGCAAAGCGGCGGCATCCTGGGTGCGTTGCTGTCACGCGCGGCGGCGCGCGGCATCGGGTTTTCCAAGCTGATCTCCACCAGCAACGAGGTCGATCTGGACCTGGCGGATTTTGTGGATGCGTTGGTGGACGACCCGGCCACGCGAGTCATCGCCCTGTATGTGGAAAGCATCCGCAACCCCAGGACGTTCCGCGCGGCGGCGCGCAAGGCGGCGGCGGCCGGCAAGCCCATCGTGGCGTTCAAGGTCGGCCGTTCGGCATCCGGCGCGCAGGCAGCGGCCTCGCATACGGGCGCCTTGGCCGGTGCCGACGCCATGTACGACGCGCTGTTCGACGAGACAGGCATCATTCGCGCGCAAACGTTTGCCGACCTGCTGGATATACCCGCCGCGCTGGCCGACGATCGCAAGCTAGGCGGCAATCGCGTGGCGGTGCTGACGTCAACCGGCGGGGCGGGCACGCTGGTGGCCGACAGTCTGGGCGTGGCAGGCTTTGAGCTGCCCGCGCCCGATGCCGCCACGGGCGCCGCCTTGCGCGCGCTGCAAACCGGCGACCACGCCGCGCTGGATCGCAACCCGATCGACGTGACGCTGGCCGGCTTGCAGCCGGACCTGCTGCGCAACGCCATCCGCATCGTGCTGGAAAGCGATCAGTATGATGCGCTGGTCGTCATCGCGGGATCTTCCGCCGTGGCGCAGCCCGAGCTGATGGCCGGTGCGCTGCGCGATTCACTGACGCCTGACGGCAAACCGGTACTGGCATATATCAGTCCGCACGCCCCGCGCGCCGCGGAAGTCCTGAGCCGCTACGGCGTGCCCGCCTTTGCCGCGCCCGAAAGCGTCGGCGCGGCGTTGTCCGCCATGCGGCGGGTGCAGGGTGGCAAGCTGAGCGGAGTGCGCGCGGAGCGCCCGGTGCGCGACGACACGCCGGCGCACGCGGCTTCGCCCGCAACCGTCGAACCGCACAAGGCGCTGGACGAAGCACAGGCCAAGGCGCTGTTCGCGCAGTTTGGAATCCCGGGCGTGCGGGAAATCATCGTCAATGCCGACGCCGAAGCCGAAGCCACCCGCGCCGCCCGCGCATTGGGCCCGCGCGTGGTGCTCAAGCTGCTGTCGCGCGACATCACCCACAAGAGCGACGTGGGCGGCGTGGCCGTCAATGTCGCGCCGGAAGACATCGCGCAGCGCCTGCGACAGATGCGCATCGACGTGCGCCAGCACACCGGCAAGCCGCCCCAGGCCTACCTGGTGCAAGAGATGGTCACCGGCGCGGCCGAGGTCATCGTCGGCCTCCATCACGACCCGCTGGGCACGGCGATATTGCTGGGCATGGGCGGCGTGGTGGCCGAGCTGGTGCGCGACACCACCTTGCTGCTATTGCCGGACGACGGCGCGGCCTTGACGGCGCAAGACGTCGAGGCGGCCCTGCGCCGCTTAAGAACATGGCCCTTGCTGGACGGCTATCGCGGCCGACCGACCTGCGACGTGCCCGCGCTGGTGCAGGCAGTGCTGGCGTTTGCGCGCATGGCAAGCACCTTGCAAGGCCAGTTGCTGGAAGCCGAGATCAACCCGCTGTTCGTCAAGCCGACAGGGCAGGGCGTCTGCGCGGCCGATGGCGTCGTGGTGATGAAGGACTAG
- a CDS encoding enoyl-CoA hydratase/isomerase family protein, with amino-acid sequence MADYEFIKLHADGGVATLTLNRPEKRNAISDAMRAELIHALEAVAADRGTKALVLTGEGKGFCAGGDISGMQRRMDAPSGEVAFNGWSRQQRVHHAVSLLFRMPKPTIAAVNGAAAGLGADTALSCDFIVASDSASFTWSYITRGLIPDGGGMFFLPRRVGLARAKDLIYSGRKVLAEEALALGIADRLAPAGDEVRAAQAWAAELAKGSATALALSKSILDQSSELTADQVFAMGSQAQGICYTSSEHRESVAAFLAKMAQAKMAQVKAASGGRDGDAQ; translated from the coding sequence ATGGCGGACTACGAATTCATCAAACTGCACGCGGACGGCGGCGTGGCGACGCTAACGCTGAACCGGCCCGAGAAGCGCAACGCCATCAGCGACGCCATGCGTGCCGAACTCATCCATGCGCTGGAGGCCGTGGCCGCTGACCGGGGCACCAAGGCGCTGGTGCTGACAGGGGAAGGCAAGGGCTTCTGCGCGGGCGGCGACATCTCTGGCATGCAGCGCCGCATGGACGCGCCCTCGGGCGAAGTCGCCTTCAACGGCTGGTCACGGCAGCAGCGTGTGCACCATGCGGTCAGCCTGCTGTTTCGCATGCCCAAGCCCACCATCGCCGCCGTTAACGGCGCGGCCGCCGGCCTGGGGGCGGACACGGCGCTTAGCTGCGATTTCATCGTGGCGTCGGACAGCGCGTCGTTCACCTGGAGCTACATCACGCGGGGATTGATTCCGGATGGTGGCGGCATGTTTTTCCTGCCTCGTCGCGTGGGGCTGGCACGCGCCAAGGACCTGATCTATTCCGGTCGCAAGGTCTTGGCGGAAGAAGCCCTGGCCCTGGGCATCGCCGACCGGCTCGCCCCGGCTGGCGACGAAGTGCGCGCGGCGCAGGCCTGGGCCGCCGAACTGGCCAAGGGCTCGGCCACGGCCTTGGCGCTTAGCAAATCGATACTTGACCAGAGTTCCGAGCTGACCGCCGACCAGGTCTTCGCCATGGGCAGCCAGGCGCAGGGCATCTGCTACACCAGCAGCGAACACCGCGAATCCGTTGCGGCATTCCTCGCCAAGATGGCCCAGGCCAAGATGGCCCAGGTCAAGGCCGCTTCGGGCGGTCGCGACGGAGACGCGCAATGA
- a CDS encoding IclR family transcriptional regulator produces the protein MTLDDAPPAQQRFDGVSQNRSLARGLEILRAFKPGTDLLGNGELAERTGLSAATVSRLTQTLVTSGFLEYERGARAYRLAAPVLSLGHAMRAASPVLNAATPFMRDVSNKLHVNIGLASADRTEMVYLESIRYNRRASLRTIVAGQRVPIELTSLGRAYLATRPAAARQALLKKIMAGYRSASWKPIGAEIDRAIAKVVAADYCVASWQPGVVAMSTPLHAPGGQTLALNLSLMTDDTAASVERLHAADLLGLKERIVHELDRRAPPP, from the coding sequence GTGACACTCGATGATGCGCCCCCCGCGCAGCAACGTTTCGATGGCGTCAGCCAGAACCGGTCGCTGGCCCGTGGCCTGGAAATCCTGCGCGCGTTCAAGCCCGGCACCGACCTGCTTGGCAATGGCGAGCTTGCCGAGCGCACCGGCCTTTCCGCCGCCACGGTCAGCCGGCTGACTCAGACGCTGGTGACCAGCGGCTTTCTGGAATACGAGCGCGGCGCGCGTGCCTACCGGCTGGCCGCGCCGGTGTTAAGCCTGGGCCACGCCATGCGCGCTGCGTCGCCGGTATTGAACGCCGCCACGCCGTTCATGCGCGACGTATCCAACAAACTGCACGTCAATATCGGCCTTGCCAGCGCGGACCGCACTGAAATGGTTTATCTGGAGTCCATCCGCTATAACCGCCGGGCCTCGCTTCGCACCATCGTGGCGGGCCAACGGGTACCGATCGAACTCACGTCCTTAGGTCGCGCGTATCTGGCCACGCGCCCCGCGGCGGCGCGCCAGGCGCTGCTCAAGAAAATAATGGCGGGGTATCGCAGCGCGTCGTGGAAACCGATCGGCGCGGAAATTGATCGGGCCATCGCAAAAGTGGTGGCTGCGGATTATTGCGTGGCGTCATGGCAGCCCGGCGTTGTCGCCATGTCTACCCCGCTACATGCGCCCGGTGGCCAGACGCTGGCGTTGAACCTGAGCTTGATGACGGACGACACGGCCGCGTCCGTGGAAAGGTTGCACGCGGCGGACTTGCTGGGATTGAAAGAGCGAATCGTTCACGAGCTTGATCGCCGCGCGCCGCCGCCGTAG
- a CDS encoding amidohydrolase family protein, with product MSRRKFLGGAAAMMLPFTGARAASNWLRHPTPSDRPLLLTNLRLFDGSGKSVQNGVQVLIQGNVIAALPSAGQSVDGAQVIDCQGKLVMPGLIDVHWHSMLAAVGQTVAMTADLGYLYIAAAEEAERTLMRGFTSIRDAGGPAFALKRAIDEGMVPGPRIYPSGAMISQTSGHGDFRLRSDLPRAANTPLSFVESAGVAMIADGTAEVLRRVREQLMLGASQIKVMAGGGVSSLYDPLDSTQFSEVELQAAVDAAADWNTYVMAHVYTPKGIQRTIKAGVKCIEHGQLADEESVRMMREEGVWWSLQPFLMDEDANTYPDAARQESQRRVSEGTVRAYELAQKYGIKTGWGTDILFNAKNTPSQGRQLAKLVRFYDPLTLLAQATGVNGDLLALSGQRNPYPKPLGRIAPGALADILVADGDPSRNLDFLGDPETHLRLIMKDGKVYKNTLSAAPAGQ from the coding sequence ATGTCGCGTCGCAAGTTCCTCGGCGGCGCGGCGGCCATGATGCTTCCCTTTACGGGCGCGCGCGCGGCCAGCAACTGGCTGCGTCACCCCACGCCTTCCGATCGTCCCTTGCTGCTGACCAACCTGCGTTTGTTCGATGGCTCGGGCAAATCGGTACAAAACGGCGTGCAGGTATTGATTCAAGGCAACGTAATTGCCGCCTTGCCCAGCGCCGGGCAATCGGTTGACGGCGCACAGGTGATTGATTGCCAGGGCAAGCTCGTCATGCCGGGCTTGATCGACGTGCACTGGCATTCCATGTTGGCGGCGGTGGGCCAAACCGTCGCCATGACGGCCGACCTGGGGTATCTGTATATCGCGGCTGCCGAGGAGGCCGAGCGCACGTTGATGCGTGGGTTTACCTCGATTCGTGACGCAGGCGGGCCGGCGTTTGCATTAAAGCGCGCCATCGATGAAGGCATGGTTCCCGGTCCCCGCATTTATCCCAGCGGCGCCATGATTTCACAAACCTCGGGTCATGGGGATTTTCGCTTGCGCAGCGACTTGCCGCGCGCGGCCAATACCCCGTTGAGCTTTGTGGAAAGCGCCGGCGTGGCGATGATTGCCGACGGCACCGCCGAAGTATTGCGGCGTGTGCGAGAGCAGCTGATGTTGGGCGCGTCGCAAATCAAAGTCATGGCGGGCGGCGGCGTGTCGTCGCTTTACGATCCCTTGGACAGCACGCAGTTTTCTGAAGTGGAATTGCAGGCCGCCGTTGACGCGGCGGCCGACTGGAATACCTATGTGATGGCCCACGTCTACACGCCCAAGGGTATCCAGCGCACGATCAAGGCCGGCGTCAAATGCATCGAACACGGGCAATTGGCCGACGAGGAAAGCGTGCGCATGATGCGTGAAGAGGGCGTCTGGTGGAGTCTGCAACCGTTCTTGATGGACGAGGACGCCAACACGTATCCCGATGCCGCGCGTCAGGAATCACAGCGGCGCGTGTCGGAAGGCACGGTGCGCGCCTATGAACTGGCGCAAAAATACGGCATCAAGACGGGCTGGGGCACCGACATTCTGTTCAATGCCAAGAACACGCCCAGCCAAGGACGCCAGTTGGCCAAGCTGGTGCGGTTCTATGACCCACTGACCTTGCTGGCGCAGGCAACCGGGGTCAACGGCGATTTGTTGGCCTTGTCGGGCCAACGCAACCCGTACCCCAAGCCGCTGGGCCGTATCGCGCCGGGCGCCCTGGCCGATATTCTGGTGGCCGACGGCGACCCGTCTCGCAATCTGGATTTTCTGGGCGACCCCGAGACCCATCTGCGCCTCATCATGAAAGATGGCAAGGTTTACAAAAATACCTTGAGCGCGGCCCCGGCCGGTCAATAG